CGCGGGTCGGCGGCGGCGTAGAGCACGTCCACCAGGAGGTTTGCGAAGACGACGAAGAAGGCGGCGAGGAGCGTCACGCCGAGGATCTTGGGCAGGTCGTTGTCGGTGATGCCCTGCACCGCGTACTGGCCGATGCCGGGCAGCGAGAACACCGACTCCGTGATCACGGCACCGCCGAGCAGCAGGCCGATGTCCATGCCGAAGACCGTGATGATCGGGGTGAGGGCGGCGCGCAGTCCGTGCCGGGTGACGACGGTGCGCTCCCGCAGGCCCTTCGCCCGGGCCGTGCGGATGAAGTCCTCGTTCATCGTCTCCAGCATGCCCGAGCGGGTGAGCCGCGCGTAGATGGCGGAGTACAGCAGGGCGAGCGAACACCACGCCGGGAAGAGGGTGTTGGCCCACTGCGAGGGGTTCTCGGTGAACGGGACGTAGGTCTTGCCGAAGATCGGCCACTGGTACTCGAAGAGCAGGATCGCCAGGTTGCCCGTGAAGAACATGGGCAGCGAGACGCCGGTGAGCGCGACGCCCATGAAGGCCCGGTCGAGCACCGAGCGCGGCCTCAGCGCCGAGACGACACCGGCCACCACGCCCGAGACCAGCCACAGGACGGCAGCGCCCACGGCCAGTGAGAGGGTGATCGGAAGACGCGAGGTGAGCTCCGGCCAGACCGCCTGGTGGTTCTTGAAGGAGTAACCGAAGCAGGGCGCGTCACAGTGCACCGTGGTGGGGCCGAGGTCGTAGGTGGCGCCGGCCACGATCCCCTTGATGAAGTGCCAGTACTGGACGTAGACGGGCTGGTCCAGACCGAGGTTGTGCTTGACAGCGGCGATGTCCGCCCTGGACGGGCTCTTGCCGATGTACTGCTGCGCCAGCTGGTCCGCCGTCTGGCCGACGAGCCGCGGCAGCAGGAAGAAGATGGCGAAGGTGACCGCGGAGACGACCAGCAGCAGGATCACTGCCGCGAACGTCCGGCGGAGGATGTACGAGATCACGGGGACCGGCGCTGGTGCCCGCGGGCCGCGAAGCCCGCGGGCGCCAATGCCTTCACCTGCCTTCCGAGGCTGCTACTTCGACGCGACGCCGATGTTGAGGTAGTCGTACTGACCGCTGAAGGCCGCCGTGGAAACCAGGTTGGTGTAGTTCTGCGGGCGGGCCAGCAGGACCTTGAAGTAGGTCAGCGGGACGAGGACGGCATCGTCCATGGTCTTCTTGTCGATCTGCGTGTAGAGGCTGTTGCGCTCGGCGTCGTCCTGGGTGCCGATCGCCTTGCTCAGCAGGTCGTTGACCGCCTTGCTGTCGTACTGCGACAGGTTGGTGTTACCGGACTGGCTGATCGCCTTGCCGTTCAGGATCTGCTGCAGGAAGCCGTAGCCGGAGGGCCAGTCGGCACCCCACTGCATCATGATCAGACCGATGTTCTGCTTCTCGGTGAACTTCGGCACACCGGCGTAGTCGGTGAAGTACTTGCCCGACGGGTACTGCTTCAGGTTGGCGTTGATGCCGACCTTCTTCAGCGAGTTGATGATCGCCGTGGCGGCGTCGATCTCCTGCGGGCGGTCCGAGCGGGCCGAGATGTTGGTCGTGACCGAGGACTTGCCGCAGGCCTTCAGCTGCGCCTTGGCCTTGGCGGCGTCGCCCTTGTTGCCCGAGGAGGCGTAGACGTCGGACTTCTGGTAGCCCGGGATGTCCGGCGGCAGGACGGTGGAGGCGATGTCGCCGCGCACCGGGCCGCCCTCGGCGGTCTGCACCGAGACCTTGTCGATCGCGTACTGCACGGCCTTGCGGCACTCGGCCTTGTCGAACGGCGCAACCTTGGTGTTGATCGCCATGTACACCAGGCGGCCGCCGAAGGTGTTGTCCGTGGCGGCCTTCTTCGAGTTGTCGGTGAGCACCTTGGCCTGCGTGGAGGCCTGGACGCCCGTGCCGGCGAGGTCGATCGCGTCACCGGCCAGGACGTCCTGGTCGATGGTCTCCGGGTTGACCTTCAGCTTGACGACGATCTTGTCCGGCAGCTGCTTGCGCAGCGGGTCGGTCTTCGCGTCCCAGTTGGCGTTGCGCACGAGGACGGCCTGCCTGCCGTCGTCGTAGCTCTGGAACTTGTACGAGCCCGAGGAGACGATGTGCTTGACGTAGTCGACGCCCGTGTCCTTGGCCTGCGGCACCGGAGCCGTCTGCGGGGCCGCGACCAGGTAGTCGAACTCCTGGAAGGCCTGCTTCAGGTGGAAGACGATCGTGGTGTCGTCCGGCGTCTCGATGGAGGACAGGCCCTTGGCGCTCTTGTCCTTGTAGGGGCCCTTGTACTTGTCGCCGCCGGCCAGGAACTGCTGGAAGTAGTTCGGGCCGAGGGAGAGCACGTCACGCGCGAAGTTGGAGCGCTCGACGGCGTACTTGACGTCCTTCGAGGTGATCGGCGTGCCGTCCTCGTACTTCAGGCCCGCACGCAGCTTGTACGTCCAGGTCTTGCCGCCGTCGCTCGACACGCCCTTGCTGGCCGCGAGGTCCGGGACGAGGGTGTTGCCCTTCGAACCGGGGCCCGGCTGGAAGGTCATCAGCGGACGCGCCCACAGCCGGCTGAGGTTGTACATGTACGCGTAGTACGTGTTGCCGGGGTCGAACGAGTCCGGGACGTCGGACAGCTCGTAGGTGAGCGTGCCGCCCTTCTTGTCGGACGCGTTGACGACGCCCTTGGTCGCGGCGTTGGCCCCGGCCGACGTGTTGTCCTTCTGGTTGTCATCGGCCTTGCTGCAGCCCGCGAGAAGCAGGCTGACGGAGCCGATGGCCGCGGTGGCGGCCAGCGCTGACCTTCGCATGATGGGAGCTTTCCCCTCCATTGATCGGAAAATTTTCGGGCTCTCGCGGCAGGCGTCAGCGGCTGCGCGGGTCGAGAGCGTCGCGGAGACCGTCGCCCAGCAGGTTGAACGCCAGGACGGTCACGAAGATGGCGAGTCCAGGAACGATCATGTACTGGGGATCGACCTGGTAGTAGGTGACCGCCTCGCGGAGCATGCCGCCCCAGGACGCCTGCGGGGGCTGGATGCCGACGCCGAGGAAGCTCAGCGACGCCTCGAAGAGGATGTTGGTCGGGATGAGCAGCGTCGAGTAGACGATGATCGGGCCGACCAGGTTGGGCATCAGCTCCCGGAACAGGATGTACGGGGCCTTGGCGCCCATGCCCCGGGAGGCGTCCACGAACTCGCGCTCGCGCAGGGCGAGGGTCTGGCCGCGGACGATCCGGCCCAGGTAGGGCCAGTTGAAGAAGCCGATGACGAAGATGAGCACGCTCAGGTGGAGCGGCAGCCCGTTGAGGCCGAACGCGCCGCCTTGCAGGGTGGCGGAGATCGCGATGGCGAACAGCAGGAGGGGGAAGGCGAGGAAGGTGTCCATCAGCCGGCTGATGACCGAGTCGACCCGGCCGCCGTAGTAGCCCGCGACCACGCCCAGGATCGCGCCGATGACGTTGGACAGGATGGTCGCGCCGAACGCGACGACCAGCGATACCCAGGAGCCCTCCAGGATCCGGGTGGCGATGTCGCGGCCGAACTTCGGGTCCACGCCCAGCAGGTGGTCCAGGCTCATCCCGCCCCAACTGCCCTTGGGCAGGGAGGTGTCGGGAGTGATCAGGTCCTGGTGGAAGGCGTTGGGGTCGAGGCCGAACAGGGCCTGGAGGGGGCGCGAGAGGATCGCGAGGACGATCAGCAGGATCACGATGACGCCGCCGGCGACGGCGGCCTTGTCCCTCTTGAACCGGGACCACGCGATCTGGCCCAGGGAACGACCCTCGATCTGCCCCTTACCGGCACCCTCCAGCACAGCCTCCGGCTGTGCCTCGGCTGCCGCCCCGGTGGTCTCGATCGGTGCGGTCACGGTGAGCGACCCCTCTCGCCGGTGGTGACCGGCCTGCGCCTGCCGCGGATTGCGGCTTTGTCGACTTGCCATCGATCACGAGGCCTGCGGACTCGTGTCTGAGTCGCGAGTCTTCAGCTTCGTCGCGATCACCCGCCAGGGGGGACGGGGAAAGTATGCGCAACCGTGATGCAGTCCGGGGGATTCCGTTATCCGATCGGCGGGTAACGGCGAACGGACGCGGGGCAGTTGGGACCTAACGACAATTTTTGCGTGGTTCGGGACGTTCGGCCGTCATCTACGCGCGAAGAGACGGGCCGGGAACGTGGATCCTGCCGCCGGGACTCCCCAGCGCCGTTTCCGGCGGACCGCCGGCGGACCTGTCAGTAGCCGCTGCCTACCGGAGGGTAGCCGTACCCGGTGGCCGGGGCCTGCGGCGGGGGCGGCGCCGCGTGGGCCCCGCGGTCGTAGAACGGGCGGGCGTTGGCCCGCATCCACATCACGACCGGGTCGTGCTCGTCGGTCATCGCCACCGTCGACACGGGCAGCCCCTCGGGGACGGCGCCGACGGACTGCTGCATCATCGCGCGCACCGAGTCCACCGCGGCCGGGGAGGTGTCGTACACGTCCAGGCCCAGGGCGAGGTACGGCGCGCCGAGCGCGGGCTGCACCCAGGCGCGGCGCAGCGAGCGCAGGGCCGGGGTGCGGTGGGCGTTCTGCGCGAGCAGGGCGTAGAACTGCGGGATCTCGATGCCGGGTTCGGACAGGCGCAGCGGGCCGGCGGGCTGGCGGTCCAGGCCGGTGGCGATGCGGCGCAGGTCCGGCCAGGGGACGCCGACGCCGCCGCCGGGGGCGTGCGGGTTGAGCCAGAGGCCGTAGTGGTCCGGGTAGAGCGTGCGGGCCACGTCGAGCCCGTCGGCCACCTCGTAGGAGCGGTTCCAGCCACTGGCCGACAACTCCTGCGCGGACGTCACGCAGGGGGCGTAGGGGAAGCCGTCCACCTCCATGTTCCCGTACTGGGCGTCCGGGGATCCGGCCTGGCCGTGCCACAGCAGCATCCAGACCTGGCCGGAGGACGGGGTGGCGAGGGCGCGCAGCAGTGCCTCGTAGGCGTCGTAGCGCCCGGGGGTGACCTGGCGCAGCATGTGTTCGACACTGCCGCTCGGGCTCGCGCTCACCTGTCTTACCGCCCCTTCTCGTGGAGTGCCCCGCGTGTGGGGGACAGCTTATGCGTCCGGTGGCCCGGGGCCCGGTGTCCGTCCGCGGCCCCCGGCGTCCCCCGGGCCGGGCGGCGGTGCCGGCCGCTGGGGCCCGTCGTCCGGACCCCGCCGGGCTCGCGGGCCCCGGCACCGCACCCCGCCGCGCCGTCGTCGGCTGCCGCGGCTGCCGCGGCTGCGCCGTGACGCCCTCCCCCGCCTCGCGGTGCACGGCGCCGGACCCCGCTCCCCGATCCGGCCGGATCCGAACGAAAGACCCTAGTGGCCGAACTGGTAGAAGGGACGGACGCTGGTCCTGAGCCAGTCGGCCACCGGGTCCTGGGCCACGTCCAGCAGCACCAGGTTGACCGGCCACCTGACCGGGACCCTGCCGAGGGCCCTGCCGAGGGCTTCCAGGGGGAGGGCCCTGAGGTCGCCCTCCGTCTGGGACAGCTCCACGCCCACGAACATCACCGGTTCGGCCGTCTCGACGGCGGCCAGGCAGCGGCGGGCCGCCAGGACCACGCCCGTCCCGGCGAACTCGGCGGAGGCGGCGGAGAGGAAGTCGACCGGGTCGTCCTGCCAGTCGGGCTCGAAGAGGCGGACGCGGCCGCCGGAGCCGGGTCCGTCCAGCGGGGTGCGGCCGGTCCGGCACAGCTCGGCCACCGCCTCCGGCGGGAGCGGGACGCCGACCACCCCGCCGGGGTTGACGGCGATGCCCGCCTGCGGGGGCAGGCCGCGGGCGAACTCCACGGCCGGGGCGATGGTGTAGGACAGGTGGGAGCCGGCCGCCTGGCGGAACTGCTCCTCGGAGCTGAAGACCGGCACGTAGACCTGGCCGTCGATCTCCAGGGTGGGCAGGTCCAGCGCGCCGCTGTGCGGGCCGCCGCCGTTGGGCAGCGGGACCCAGACGAAGCTGCGGCCCAGGACCTCCACGATCCGGCCGCCGGCGCCGGGTGCCCCGAGGGAGACCGAGAGCACCTCCTCCAGCTCGTTGCCGGGCCAACCGCCGTGCGGGTGGGGGTGCGCCTGTGCCGGGAAGTCCATCTGCCTACCGCCTGCCGAGAACCGTGCTGTGGCCCAAAAGGCTAACGGGTGCCCGGGGCGGTCCTCAGCCGGTGAACACGATCCGCCGCAGGGCGTCCGCCGCGGCCCGGTCCAGCAGGACCGCCGAGCCGCATCCCGCGGGCGGCTCCCCCCTCTCCACCGCGTCCAGCAGGCGGGCGCTCGCCCTGCGGTGGCGCCGGAAGGCGTACCGGGACACGCCCCGGCCGCGCTCGCGCTGGCCCTCCCGGGCGGTGCCGGGGGCGACGTCGAGCAGGAGCAGGTGCAGGGTGCCGCCGCGGCGGCGCGCCTCGTGGGCCAGCCAGGCGCGCACCCAGGCCTGGGTGCCGCAGTCGTGCACGACGGCTCCCTCCCCGGTGCGCAGGACGCGGCGCAGCCCGGCGTAGTGGGCGAGGCGGACCAGGGGGCGGTAGAGGGCGTACGGCAGGCGGCGGGGCAGGCGGGCCGCCCAGCGGTCGCGGGCGTCCTGGGAGTCGACGCGGTGACCGGGGACGGCGCGGCGCATCAGCGTGGACTTGCCGCTGCCGGGCAGGCCGGTGACCACCACCAGGTCGCGGGGGCCGAAGAGCAGGGCGTGCGGACTGCGGCCGGCGCGGTCGCGCAGGTCACGGACGACCGGGGCCGGGCGCCCGGCCGCGCGCCGGCGGGCCGGGGCGGAGGGCTGCTGCGGTACCGCGACACCGGCGGTGGCGGCGCAGGCCGTGGTCCTGTTCACCGTGATCGTCCTCCCCAGTGGGCACGGTCGTCTCATGCCCGTCGCGTGTAAAGGGAAGGTAATGCCCGATGTCCGGCGGTTCGGTGCGCGTTCGACCACAGGTCCGTCACGACGAGCCGCTATAGTGTGCCCCCCAACTGCATACCGGCCGCTTGAATCCGCGCGGGAGAGTCCCCGGCAGCACTGACGCCGGGGCGCCGAAGGAGCAAGTCCCTCCCTTGAATCTCTCAGGCCCCGTTACCGCGCGGGCGAGGCACATCTGAAAAGCGGGCCGCCGTGACGGCGGTCCCACCCACGGTGCAAGCCGTCGACCACTCCCAGCGAGGGTCGCGGCGAACCTCTCAGGTTCCGATGACAGATGGGGAGGAAGATTCCTCGCCCGTCATCCCTGGGAGACGACCGACCGATGAGCAGCACCGACCCCACCGGACCGCGCCGTACCGCGCTCGATGCCCTGCACCGCTCGCTCGGCGCGACGATGACCGACTTCGCCGGCTGGGACATGCCCCTGCGCTACGGCTCCGAACGCGACGAGCACATCGCCGTGCGGACCCGGGCCGGCCTCTTCGACCTCTCCCACATGGGCGAGATCACCGTCACCGGCGCCGGAGCGGCCGCCCTCCTGAACCACGCCCTGGTCGGCGACATCGCCTCCGTCGGCGTCGGCCGCGCCCGCTACACCATGATTTGCCGGGCCGACGGCGGCATCCTGGACGACCTGATCGTCTACCGCCTGGCCGAGGCGGAGTACCTGGTCGTGGCCAACGCCTCCAACGCCCAGGTGGTGCTGGACGCGCTGACCGAGCGGGCCGGGGGCTTCGCCGCCGAGGTCCGTAACGACCGGGACGCGTACGCCCTGATCGCGGTCCAGGGCCCGCGGTCCCCCGGCATCCTGAAGTCCCTCACGGACGCCGACCTGGACGGCCTGAAGTACTACGCCGGCCTGCCCGGCACGGTCGCCGGCGTGCCGGCACTGATCGCCCGTACCGGCTACACCGGCGAGGACGGCTTCGAGCTGTTCGTGAAGCCGGAGCACGCCGTGGAGCTGTGGCAGGCGCTGACCGGGGCCGGTGAGGGCGTCGGCCTGGTGCCGTGCGGCCTGTCCTGCCGGGACACGCTGCGCCTGGAGGCGGGCATGCCGCTGTACGGGCACGAGCTGACCACGTCCCTGACGCCGTTCGACGCCGGGCTCGGCCGGGTGGTGAAGTTCGAGAAGGAGGGCGACTTCGTGGGCCGCGAGGCGCTGGCCGAGGCCGCCTCCCGGGCCCGGGAGAACCCGCCGCGGGTCCTGGTGGGCCTGGTCGCCGAGGGCCGCCGGGTGCCGCGCGCCGGGTACGCCGTCGTCGCGGGCGGCGCCCGGATCGGCGAGGTCACCTCCGGCGCCCCCTCCCCCACCCTGGGCAGGCCGATCGCCATGGCCTACGTCGACGCGGCGTACGCGGCGCCGGGCACCGGGGGCGTCGGCGTGGACATCCGGGGCACCCACGAGCCGTACCAGGTCGTGGCACTGCCCTTCTACAAGCGCCGGAAGTGACACCGCCGTGCCCGCGGCGGTGATGTCGGGCACACCGGCACCGCTCACGCGCGCCCTCAGCACTCCCCCCTTCACCAGCACTCCCCCGCGTACAGGAGAATTCAGGCCATGAGCAACCCCCAGCAGCTGCGCTACAGCACGGAGCACGAGTGGCTGTCCGCCGCCGAGGACGGCGTCGCGACGGTCGGCATCACCGAGTTCGCGGCCAACGCGCTCGGCGACGTCGTCTTCGCCCAGCTCCCCGAGGTCGGCTCCACGGTGACCGCGGGCGAGACCTGCGGCGAGCTGGAGTCGACCAAGTCGGTCTCCGACCTGTACTCGCCGGTCACCGGTGAGATCACCGAGATCAACGAGGACGTCGTCGCCGACCCCTCGCTGGTGAACTCCGCCCCCTTCGAGGGCGGATGGCTGTTCCGGGTGCGCGTCACGGAGGAGCCGGCCGGCCTGCTCTCGGCCGACGAGTACACCGCCCAGAACGCCGGCTGAGGAGTCGTGGCCGTATGACTGTCCTGAACACGCCCCTGCACGAGCTGGACCCGGAGATCGCCGCCGCGGTCGACGCCGAGCTGGTCCGCCAGCAGTCGACGCTGGAGATGATCGCCTCCGAGAACTTCGCGCCGCTGGCGGTGATGGAGGCGCAGGGCTCGGTCCTGACCAACAAGTACGCCGAGGGCTACCCGGGCCGCCGCTACTACGGCGGCTGCGAGCACGTCGACGTCGCCGAGCAGATCGCCATCGACCGGATCAAGGAGCTGTTCGGCGCCGAGTACGCCAACGTGCAGCCCCACTCCGGCGCCTCCGCCAACCAGGCGGCCCTCTTCGCGCTGGCCCGGCCCGGGGACACCATCCTCGGCCTGGACCTGGCGCACGGCGGCCACCTCACCCACGGGATGCGGCTGAACTTCTCCGGCAAGCAGTTCGACGTGGTCGCCTACCACGTGGACACGGAGACCGGCCTGGTCGACATGGCCGAGGTCGAGCGGCTGGCCAAGGAGCACCGCCCGAAGGTGATCATCGCCGGCTGGTCGGCGTACCCGCGGCAGCTGGACTTCGCCGCGTTCCGCCGGATCGCCGACGAGGTCGAGGCGTACCTGTGGGTCGACATGGCGCACTTCGCGGGCCTGGTCGCGGCGGGCCTGCACCCGAACCCGGTCGAGTACGCCGACGTCGTCACCTCCACCACGCACAAGACGCTGGGCGGTCCGCGCGGCGGCGTCATCCTCGCCCGGCAGGAGTTCGCGAAGAAGCTGAACTCGTCCGTCTTCCCCGGTTTCCAGGGCGGTCCCCTGGAGCACGTGATCGCGGCCAAGGCGGTCTCCTTCAAGGTCGCCGCCTCGGAGGAGTTCAAGGAGCGCCAGCGGCGTACCGTGGAGGGAGCGCGGATCCTCGCCGAGCGGCTGACGGCCGCCGACGCCCGCGCGGCCGGCGTGAACGTCCTGTCCGGCGGCACGGACGTCCACCTCGTCCTGGTGGACCTGCGCGCCTCCGAGCTGGACGGCCGGCAGGCCGAGGACCGGCTGCACGAGGTCGGCATCACGGTCAACCGCAACGCGGTCCCGGACGACCCGCGCCCGCCGATGGTCACGTCGGGCCTGCGGATCGGCACGCCCGCACTGGCCACCCGCGGCTTCACCGCCGAGGACTTCGCCGAGGTCGCGGACGTGATCGCCGAGACGCTCAAGCCGTCCTGCGACACGGAGTCCCTCAAGGCCCGGGTGAAGGCCCTGGCCGGCAAGCACCCGCTGTACCCGGGTCTGAACAAGTAGATCCGTTCCACCCCGTACCGCGCACGCCGCACGACCCGGAAGGCGTGCGCGGTACGGGCCGGTGCCCACCCCCGCACCGCACCCCCTTGTGCACCACCCCCGTAGCGAGGAGTTCCCGTGGCCGTCTCGGTCTTCGACCTGTTCTCGATCGGCATCGGCCCGTCCAGCTCCCACACGGTCGGCCCGATGCGCGCCGCGCGCATGTTCGCCCGCCGGCTGCGCAACGAGGGCCTGCTGGAGTCGGTCGCGTCCCTGCGCTGCGAGCTGTACGGCTCACTCGGCGCGACCGGCCACGGCCACGGCACCCCGAAGGCGGTGCTGCTCGGCCTGGAGGGCGCCTCGCCGCGCACGGTGGACGTGGAGACGGCCGACGAGCGGGTGGCGGGCATCCGGCGGGCGGGGCGCCTGCGGGTCCTCGGCGAGCACGAGATCCCCTTCTCCTACGACGACGACCTGGTGCTGCACCGCCGCGAGGTGCTGCCGTACCACGCCAACGGGATGACGGTCCGGGCCCGCGACGCCTCCGGCGCGGAGCTGCTCGCCAAGACGTACTACTCGGTCGGCGGCGGCTTCGTGGTGGACGAGGACGCGGTCGGCGCGGACCGCATCAAGCTGGACGACACGGTCCTGAAGTACCCCTTCCGCACCGGCGACGAGCTGCTGCGCCGCACGCGGGAGACGGGTCTGTCGATCTCCTCGCTCATGCTGGAGAACGAGCGGGCCTGGCGCACGGAGGAGGAGATCCGCGCGGGCCTGCTGGAGATCTGGCGGGTGATGCGGGAGTGCGTCCGGCGGGGCATGTCCCGCGAGGGCATCCTGCCGGGCGGGCTGAGGGTGCGGCGCCGCGCGGCCGTCTCCGCCCGCCAGCTGCGCGCCGAGGGCGATCCGCTGGCGCACGCCATGGAGTGGCTCACCCTGTACGCGATGGCGGTGAACGAGGAGAACGCGGCCGGCGGCCGCGTGGTGACCGCCCCCACGAACGGCGCGGCCGGGATCATCCCGGCGGTCCTGCACTACTACATCGACTTCGTCCCCGGCGCCGACGAGGACGGCGTGGTCCGCTTCCTGCTGGCCGCGGGCGCCATCGGCATGCTGTTCAAGGAGAACGCGTCCATCTCCGGCGCCGAGGTCGGCTGCCAGGGCGAGGTCGGCTCCGCCTGCTCCATGGCCGCGGGCGCGCTGGCGGAGGTGCTGGGAGGCTCGCCGGAGCAGGTCGAGAACGCGGCCGAGATCGGCATGGAGCACAACCTGGGCCTCACCTGCGACCCCGTCGGCGGCCTGGTGCAGATCCCCTGCATCGAGCGCAACGGCATGGCCGCGGTGAAGGCGGTCACGGCGGCCCGGATGGCGATGCGCGGCGACGGCTCGCACAAGGTGTCCCTGGACAAGGTCATCAAGACGATGAGGGAGACGGGCGCGGACATGTCCGTCAAGTACAAGGAGACGGCGCGGGGCGGCCTGGCGGTGAACATCATCGAGTGCTGAGCGGAGGGGACCGGGACGGCCGCGTCAGCGGTTCGCCGGCACGGAGGCGCCGGCCGGGGCCGGGCCCAGGGCCGCGTGGATGCCCGCCCAGACGGACGGCTGTCCGGGGACGAGGAAGAAGTGGCCGCCGGGCAGGACGTGGCGGGTGAAGGCCCGGCTCGTCAGCTCGGCCCAGCGGTCCACCCCCTCGGTCCGGACCACGGGGTCGTCCGCGCCGGTGAACGCCGTGACCGGCACCGGCAGGGGCGGCCCCGCGACGTGGCGGTAGGACTCCACCAGCGCGAAGTCGTTGCGCACGTAGGGCAGGATCAGCTCCCGCAGCTCCGCGTTGTCCAGTGCCTCGGCCTCGGTGCCGCCCAGCCGCCGCAGCTTGTCGACGACCGCCTGGTCCCCCTCGCCCGACACCCGGTCGACGGCGCGGTCGGGATCGTGCGCGGCGGCGCCCCCGGAGACGAACAGGTGCACCGGCGCGACGCCCGCGTCGGTGAGGAGCCGGGCGGTCTCGTAGGCGACCAGGCTGCCCATGCTGTGCCCGAACAGGGCCACGGGCCGGTCCAGCAGGGGCCGCAGCTCGTGCGTGACCATCTCCGCCAGCCGGCGGGCGTCGCCGACCAGGGGCTCGCCCAGCCGGTCGGCGCGACCGGGGTACTGGACCGCGCACACCTCCACGGCGGGCGAGGCCGACCGGTGCCAGGTCCGGTAGAACGCCGCGGAACCGCCCGCGTGCGGGAAGCAGACCAGCCGCGTCGCGGCGTGGGGCCGCCTGTCGAAACACCGGAACCAGTTGGACATGCCCACCCCGTACTCGCGCTCCGCACCGACGGCCGCGGCGCCGGGCCGCCCCCTGACGGTGGGTGGCCTCCCGACGGGTACACCCGGCCGGCGCGATGCTAACACGGGCCGGTGGTGCGGAGCTTGGGCCACTGCGGCGCCGACACAAGCCCCTGACCAGCCAGTTGGCCGCGTCCGTGGCCCGGGGGCCCGGCCCTGCGGGCACGCGTCCGGGGCGGGAGCGCGGCCGGGTCCCGGGCGACGCGCCGCTGTGATGTTCCGACCGGGCCGCCACAGGGCACAAACCACCCATGCTGCACGGCATCGACATAAGCGCGTACCAGTCGTCCTCGTACGACACGGACGGCATCTCGTTCGTCTTCATCAAGGCGACGGAGGGCCGTTCGTACATCAATCCGAAACTGTCCGCCCAGACCAAGCGGGCCCGGGACGCCGGCCTGGTCGTCGGCTTCTACCACTTCCTGTGGCCGGGCCACATCTCCGCCCAGGCCGAGTACTTCGTCGCGCACGCCCCCGAGAAGGCGGGCGACCTGCTCGTCGTCGACTGGGAGACGACGAGCGAGGGCACCCATGCCAGCAACGCGGAGAAGGACCAGTTCATCCGCAAGGTGAAGGAACTACGGCCGCACAACCGGGTGCTGCTGTACGCCAACCGGAACTACTGGCTGAACGTGGACACCACCTCGTACGCCGGCGACGGCCTCTGGATCGCCGACTACGTGAGCGCGGGCAATCCCCGCATCAAGGCCAGGTGGCGCTTCCACCAGTACACCAGCGACCCGCACGACAAGGACGTGGCCGACTTCGCCAGCAAGGCCGCACTGCGCGAGTGGGCCACGCC
This is a stretch of genomic DNA from Streptomyces sp. TG1A-8. It encodes these proteins:
- the gcvH gene encoding glycine cleavage system protein GcvH, producing the protein MSNPQQLRYSTEHEWLSAAEDGVATVGITEFAANALGDVVFAQLPEVGSTVTAGETCGELESTKSVSDLYSPVTGEITEINEDVVADPSLVNSAPFEGGWLFRVRVTEEPAGLLSADEYTAQNAG
- the glyA gene encoding serine hydroxymethyltransferase, coding for MTVLNTPLHELDPEIAAAVDAELVRQQSTLEMIASENFAPLAVMEAQGSVLTNKYAEGYPGRRYYGGCEHVDVAEQIAIDRIKELFGAEYANVQPHSGASANQAALFALARPGDTILGLDLAHGGHLTHGMRLNFSGKQFDVVAYHVDTETGLVDMAEVERLAKEHRPKVIIAGWSAYPRQLDFAAFRRIADEVEAYLWVDMAHFAGLVAAGLHPNPVEYADVVTSTTHKTLGGPRGGVILARQEFAKKLNSSVFPGFQGGPLEHVIAAKAVSFKVAASEEFKERQRRTVEGARILAERLTAADARAAGVNVLSGGTDVHLVLVDLRASELDGRQAEDRLHEVGITVNRNAVPDDPRPPMVTSGLRIGTPALATRGFTAEDFAEVADVIAETLKPSCDTESLKARVKALAGKHPLYPGLNK
- a CDS encoding L-serine ammonia-lyase, with product MAVSVFDLFSIGIGPSSSHTVGPMRAARMFARRLRNEGLLESVASLRCELYGSLGATGHGHGTPKAVLLGLEGASPRTVDVETADERVAGIRRAGRLRVLGEHEIPFSYDDDLVLHRREVLPYHANGMTVRARDASGAELLAKTYYSVGGGFVVDEDAVGADRIKLDDTVLKYPFRTGDELLRRTRETGLSISSLMLENERAWRTEEEIRAGLLEIWRVMRECVRRGMSREGILPGGLRVRRRAAVSARQLRAEGDPLAHAMEWLTLYAMAVNEENAAGGRVVTAPTNGAAGIIPAVLHYYIDFVPGADEDGVVRFLLAAGAIGMLFKENASISGAEVGCQGEVGSACSMAAGALAEVLGGSPEQVENAAEIGMEHNLGLTCDPVGGLVQIPCIERNGMAAVKAVTAARMAMRGDGSHKVSLDKVIKTMRETGADMSVKYKETARGGLAVNIIEC
- a CDS encoding thioesterase II family protein, with amino-acid sequence MSNWFRCFDRRPHAATRLVCFPHAGGSAAFYRTWHRSASPAVEVCAVQYPGRADRLGEPLVGDARRLAEMVTHELRPLLDRPVALFGHSMGSLVAYETARLLTDAGVAPVHLFVSGGAAAHDPDRAVDRVSGEGDQAVVDKLRRLGGTEAEALDNAELRELILPYVRNDFALVESYRHVAGPPLPVPVTAFTGADDPVVRTEGVDRWAELTSRAFTRHVLPGGHFFLVPGQPSVWAGIHAALGPAPAGASVPANR
- a CDS encoding GH25 family lysozyme, producing the protein MLHGIDISAYQSSSYDTDGISFVFIKATEGRSYINPKLSAQTKRARDAGLVVGFYHFLWPGHISAQAEYFVAHAPEKAGDLLVVDWETTSEGTHASNAEKDQFIRKVKELRPHNRVLLYANRNYWLNVDTTSYAGDGLWIADYVSAGNPRIKARWRFHQYTSDPHDKDVADFASKAALREWATP